A single Primulina eburnea isolate SZY01 chromosome 11, ASM2296580v1, whole genome shotgun sequence DNA region contains:
- the LOC140805125 gene encoding 1-deoxy-D-xylulose 5-phosphate reductoisomerase, chloroplastic-like, with translation MALNLVSPTEIKALSFLDSSKSNYNLNLLKLQGGVVFRRKDGCTVAKRVHCSAQPPPPAWPGRAVFEPGRISWDGPKPISIVGSTGSIGTQTLDIVAENPDKFKVVALAAGSNVTLLADQVKTFKPQLVSVRNESLVDELKEALADVQDKPEIIPGEQGVIEVARHPDAVTVVTGIVGCAGLKPTVAAIEAGKDIALANKETLIAGGPFVLPLAHKHNVKILPADSEHSAIFQCIQGLPEGALRRIILTASGGAFRDCPVDKLKEVKVADALKHPNWNMGKKITVDSATLFNKGLEVIEAHYLYGADYDDIEIVIHPQSIIHSMVETQDSSILAQLGWPDMRLPILYTLSWPDRIYCSEITWPRLDLCKLGSLTFHSPDNVKYPSMDLAYAAGRTGGTMTGVLSAANEKAVEMFIDKKISYLDIFKVVELTCDKHREELVSSPSLEEIIHYDLWARDYAASLQPSAGLTPALV, from the exons ATGGCTTTGAATTTGGTGTCTCCAACTGAAATCAAGGCCCTCTCTTTCTTGGACTCCTCGAAATCCAATTACAACCTTAATCTCCTCAAGCTTCAAG GTGGGGTTGTTTTTAGGAGGAAGGATGGATGCACAGTTGCCAAGAGAGTTCATTGTTCTGCTCAGCCGCCACCTCCAGCCTGGCCGGGCAGGGCTGTTTTTGAGCCAGGTCGTATCAGTTGGGACGGTCCAAAGCCTATTTCAATAGTTGGGTCTACTGGCTCCATTGGAACCCAG ACATTGGACATAGTTGCGGAAAATCCAGATAAGTTTAAGGTTGTAGCACTTGCAGCTGGTTCAAATGTTACTCTTCTTGCTGATCAG GTAAAGACATTTAAACCTCAGCTAGTCTCGGTTCGAAATGAATCGTTAGTTGATGAGCTTAAGGAGGCCTTGGCTGATGTCCAAGACAAACCTGAAATCATTCCTGGAGAACAGGGTGTCATAGAG GTTGCTCGACATCCAGATGCTGTTACTGTTGTTACAGGAATTGTGGGCTGTGCGGGATTAAAG CCTACAGTAGCTGCTATTGAAGCTGGAAAAGACATCGCATTGGCCAATAAAGAGACGCTGATTGCTGGAGGCCCTTTTGTCCTCCCGCTTGCGCACAAGCATAACGTTAAGATTCTTCCTGCTGATTCTGAACATTCTGCCATATTTCAG TGTATTCAAGGCTTGCCGGAGGGTGCTCTCAGGCGCATCATCTTGACAGCATCAGGTGGTGCTTTCAG AGATTGTCCGGTGGATAAATTGAAGGAAGTGAAAGTAGCAGATGCTTTAAAACATCCTAACTGGAATATGGGAAAAAAGATTACTGTTGACTCAGCTACACTTTTTAATAAG GGTCTAGAAGTCATCGAAGCTCACTATCTATATGGGGCCGATTATGATGACATTGAGATTGTTATTCATCCCCAATCAATCATACATTCAATGGTTGAGACACAG GATTCATCAATATTGGCACAACTGGGGTGGCCTGATATGCGTTTGCCTATTCTATATACCCTATCTTGGCCAGACAGAATCTATTGTTCTGAGATTACGTGGCCTCGTCTTGATCTCTGCAA GCTTGGGTCTCTTACATTCCATAGTCCCGACAATGTTAAGTATCCATCCATGGATCTTGCTTATGCTGCTGGACGAACGGGGGGAACCATGACTGGTGTTCTTAGTGCTGCAAATGAGAAAGCTGTAGAAATGTTTATCGACAAGAA GATTAGTTACCTGGACATATTCAAAGTTGTGGAGCTGACATGCGATAAACACCGGGAAGAATTGGTGTCTTCACCCTCTCTCGAAGAAATCATACACTACGACTTGTGGGCACGGGACTATGCAGCCAGTTTGCAGCCATCAGCCGGTCTGACACCAGCTCTTGTATGA